Proteins encoded in a region of the Vicia villosa cultivar HV-30 ecotype Madison, WI linkage group LG5, Vvil1.0, whole genome shotgun sequence genome:
- the LOC131603137 gene encoding beta-xylosidase/alpha-L-arabinofuranosidase 2 encodes MASAENRGTNVSVSLCFLILFATILMSCGGVSSQASPVFACDVVKNPALANYGFCDKSLGVNARVKDLVKRLTLQEKVGSLVNNAANVSRLGIPRYEWWSEALHGVSYVGPGTRFSNVVPGSTSFPMPISIAASFNASLFQIIGKVVSTEARAMYNVGLAGLTYWSPNINIFRDPRWGRGQETPGEDPLLASKYAAGYVKGLQQTDDGDSNKLKVAACCKHYTAYDVDDWKGVQRYTFNAVVTQQDLDDTYQPPFKSCVIDGNVASVMCSYNQVNGKPTCADPDLLKGVIRGKWKLNGYIVSDCDSLDVLFKNQHYTKTPEEAAAKSILAGLDLNCGSFLARYTEGAVKQGLIAEAAINNAVSNNFATLMRLGFFDGDPSKQLYGNLGPKDVCTSANQELARETARQGIVLLKNCPGSLPLNAKAIKSLAVIGPNANATRAMIGNYEGVPCKYTSPLQGLSALVPTSFAAGCPDVQCTNAALDDAKSIAASADATVIVVGANLAIEAEGHDRVNILLPGQQQHLVTEVANAAKGPVILAIMSGGGMDVSFAKTNDKITSILWVGYPGEAGGAAIADVIFGYHNPSGRLPMTWYPQSYVDKVPMTNMNMRPDPATGYPGRSYRFYKGETVYSFGDGISYSTFEHNLVKAPQSVSVPLSEDHVCRSSECKSLDIADEHCQNLAFDIHLRIKNKGKMSSSQTVLLFSTPPAVHNAPQKHLLAFEKVHMTGKSETLVSFKVDVCKDLSMVDELGNRKVALGEHVLHVGDLKHSLGVMI; translated from the exons ATGGCCTCTGCTGAAAATAGAGGTACTAATGTATCTGTTTCCTTATGTTTCTTAATTCTGTTTGCTACAATTTTGATGAGTTGTGGTGGAGTTTCGAGCCAAGCTTCGCCCGTTTTCGCCTGTGATGTTGTCAAGAATCCAGCATTGGCGAATTACGGGTTCTGCGACAAGTCTTTGGGAGTGAATGCGAGGGTGAAAGACCTTGTGAAGAGGTTGACATTGCAGGAGAAAGTTGGTAGCCTTGTGAATAATGCTGCTAATGTGAGCAGACTCGGGATTCCGAGATATGAATGGTGGTCTGAAGCACTTCATGGAGTGTCTTACGTTGGTCCAGGAACTCGTTTTTCAAACGTTGTTCCTGGATCAACTAGTTTTCCTATGCCTATTTCCATTGCAGCTTCTTTCAATGCTTCCTTGTTTCAAATCATAGGAAAG GTGGTTTCAACAGAAGCTAGAGCAATGTACAATGTAGGGTTGGCTGGTTTGACATATTGGTCACCAAACATTAACATATTTAGGGATCCAAGATGGGGAAGAGGTCAAGAGACACCGGGGGAAGACCCTTTACTTGCTAGCAAATACGCGGCAGGGTATGTTAAAGGTCTTCAACAAACTGATGATGGAGATTCCAACAAGCTTAAGGTTGCGGCGTGTTGCAAACACTACACTGCCTATGATGTTGATGACTGGAAAGGCGTTCAGCGTTACACCTTCAATGCTGTG GTGACACAGCAGGATTTGGATGATACATACCAACCACCGTTTAAGAGCTGTGTGATTGATGGAAATGTTGCTAGTGTCATGTGTTCTTATAATCAAGTAAATGGAAAACCGACCTGTGCTGATCCTGATCTTCTTAAAGGCGTTATCCGCGGAAAATGGAAACTAAATGG ATATATAGTTTCTGATTGTGACTCGTTAGACGTGCTTTTCAAAAATCAGCACTACACTAAGACTCCTGAGGAAGCTGCAGCAAAATCCATTCTAGCAG GATTGGATTTGAACTGTGGAAGTTTTCTTGCCCGATATACAGAAGGTGCTGTAAAGCAAGGACTTATAGCCGAAGCAGCGATTAACAATGCTGTGTCGAACAATTTTGCTACATTAATGCGTCTTGGTTTCTTCGATGGTGATCCTAGCAAGCAACTTTATGGAAACCTTGGTCCAAAAGATGTCTGCACTTCAGCAAACCAGGAGCTAGCCCGCGAAACTGCAAGGCAAGGGATTGTGTTACTTAAAAACTGTCCAGGATCGTTGCCTCTAAACGCCAAAGCCATAAAATCATTGGCAGTTATTGGGCCTAATGCCAATGCTACTAGGGCCATGATTGGAAACTATGAAG GCGTTCCGTGCAAATATACATCACCTTTGCAAGGCCTATCGGCCTTAGTTCCTACGAGCTTTGCTGCTGGCTGCCCTGATGTTCAATGTACCAATGCTGCATTAGATGATGCCAAAAGTATTGCAGCCTCAGCAGACGCAACCGTGATTGTAGTTGGAGCAAATCTTGCGATAGAGGCAGAGGGTCATGACAGAGTCAACATTCTACTTCCAGGACAGCAGCAACATTTAGTTACTGAAGTTGCGAATGCCGCAAAAGGACCTGTGATTCTCGCTATAATGTCTGGAGGAGGCATGGATGTTTCATTTGCTAAAACAAACGATAAAATCACAAGTATCTTGTGGGTTGGCTATCCTGGAGAAGCTGGTGGAGCTGCCATAGCCGATGTCATCTTCGGGTATCATAATCCAA GTGGAAGGCTACCCATGACATGGTATCCACAATCATACGTAGACAAAGTACCGATGACGAATATGAACATGAGGCCTGATCCTGCCACAGGTTACCCCGGTAGATCATACAGATTTTACAAAGGCGAAACCGTTTACTCATTTGGAGACGGAATAAGCTACTCAACTTTCGAACATAATCTGGTTAAAGCACCGCAATCGGTATCCGTCCCTTTATCTGAAGACCACGTATGCCGTTCCTCAGAATGCAAGTCACTTGATATCGCGGACGAGCATTGCCAAAACTTGGCCTTTGATATTCACCTCAGGATCAAGAACAAAGGAAAAATGAGCAGTAGTCAAACAGTGTTGCTATTCTCTACTCCTCCTGCAGTGCATAATGCACCTCAGAAACACTTGCTGGCTTTTGAGAAAGTGCACATGACAGGAAAATCAGAAACACTGGTTAGTTTCAAAGTAGATGTTTGTAAGGATTTGAGTATGGTTGATGAACTTGGTAACAGAAAAGTGGCATTAGGTGAACATGTGCTTCATGTTGGAGACTTGAAGCATTCTTTAGGTGTGATGATATAA